A DNA window from Armatimonadota bacterium contains the following coding sequences:
- a CDS encoding adenylate kinase, which yields MNLIFLGAPGAGKGTQARLLQEREQILQLSTGDMLRAAIAEGSPLGMQAKAYVERGALVPDDVMIALIETRLTRPDARRGFVLDGFPRTLPQAEALDRMLERAGRRVDAVLYFDLDDDTILRRLTGRWVCRQAGHIYHLEFKPPRQPGRCDVDGSELVQRVDDRPETVRRRLEVYHRETEPVVEFYRRRGVLATVDADGGIEDVYERVLRTIRARMELRA from the coding sequence GTGAACCTGATCTTCCTCGGGGCGCCGGGCGCCGGCAAAGGGACCCAGGCCCGTCTGCTGCAGGAGCGGGAGCAGATCCTGCAGCTGTCCACCGGGGACATGCTGCGTGCGGCAATCGCGGAGGGCAGCCCCCTGGGGATGCAGGCCAAGGCCTATGTCGAGCGGGGGGCCCTCGTCCCCGACGACGTCATGATCGCCTTGATCGAGACGCGGCTGACGCGTCCGGACGCCCGGCGCGGCTTCGTCCTGGACGGGTTCCCGCGGACCCTGCCCCAGGCGGAGGCGCTGGACCGGATGCTGGAGCGGGCGGGCCGGCGGGTGGACGCCGTCCTGTACTTCGACCTCGACGACGACACCATCCTCCGGCGTCTGACCGGCCGGTGGGTGTGCCGGCAGGCCGGGCACATCTACCATCTCGAGTTCAAGCCGCCCCGGCAGCCCGGGCGCTGCGACGTGGACGGCAGCGAGCTGGTCCAGCGCGTGGACGACCGGCCGGAGACGGTCCGCCGGCGGCTGGAAGTGTACCACCGGGAGACGGAGCCGGTGGTGGAATTCTATCGCCGGCGGGGGGTCCTGGCCACCGTGGACGCCGACGGGGGCATCGAGGACGTCTACGAGCGTGTGCTCCGGACGATCCGGGCGCGAATGGAGCTGCGGGCCTAG
- the map gene encoding type I methionyl aminopeptidase, with product MVRHMIIVKSPEEVERMRRAGRLAAEALREVARAVRPGVTGAALDRLAETFIRDHGGAPSFKGYRGFPASICVSVNDAVVHGIPDGRPLRPGEIVSIDLGVEVDGFHGDIAVTLPVGEIGPELARLLRVAREALFRGIAAVRAGRHLGDIGVAIQRHAEGAGFSVVRDFAGHGIGRHLHEEPQVPNFGEPGTGPVLRSGMTLAIEPMVNEGTCEVFLEADGWTVRTQDGRPSAHFEHTVAVTDDGADVLTAIPGGVL from the coding sequence ATGGTCCGGCACATGATCATCGTCAAGTCGCCGGAGGAAGTGGAGCGGATGCGCCGCGCGGGGCGCCTGGCCGCGGAGGCCCTCCGCGAGGTGGCCAGGGCGGTCCGGCCCGGGGTGACCGGCGCCGCGCTGGACCGGCTGGCCGAGACCTTCATCCGCGACCACGGGGGGGCGCCGTCCTTCAAGGGGTACCGGGGTTTTCCGGCCAGTATCTGCGTCTCGGTCAACGATGCCGTCGTGCACGGCATCCCCGACGGCCGGCCGTTGCGCCCGGGCGAGATCGTCTCGATCGACCTCGGGGTCGAGGTGGACGGGTTTCACGGCGACATCGCGGTGACCCTGCCGGTGGGGGAGATCGGTCCCGAGCTGGCCCGGTTGCTCCGGGTGGCCCGCGAGGCGCTGTTCCGGGGGATCGCCGCGGTCCGGGCCGGCCGGCACCTGGGCGATATCGGGGTGGCCATCCAGCGCCATGCCGAAGGGGCCGGGTTCTCCGTGGTCCGAGACTTCGCCGGACACGGCATCGGCCGGCACCTGCACGAGGAACCGCAGGTCCCCAACTTCGGCGAGCCGGGCACGGGCCCGGTGCTGCGGAGCGGCATGACCCTGGCCATCGAACCCATGGTCAACGAGGGAACGTGCGAGGTGTTCCTGGAAGCCGACGGCTGGACCGTCCGAACCCAGGACGGGCGTCCGTCCGCCCACTTTGAGCACACGGTCGCGGTCACGGACGACGGCGCGGACGTCCTCACCGCCATCCCGGGCGGGGTGCTGTAG
- the infA gene encoding translation initiation factor IF-1: MAKKDAIEVEGQVVEVMPNALFRVELQTGHKVLAHISGKMRINFIRILPGDRVKVELSPYDPTRGRITYRYR; this comes from the coding sequence ATGGCCAAGAAAGACGCGATCGAGGTCGAGGGACAGGTCGTCGAGGTCATGCCCAACGCCCTGTTTCGCGTGGAGCTGCAGACCGGTCACAAGGTGCTGGCGCATATCTCCGGCAAGATGCGGATCAACTTCATCCGCATCCTGCCCGGGGATCGGGTCAAGGTGGAGCTCTCGCCCTACGACCCGACCCGCGGCCGGATCACCTACCGGTACCGCTGA
- the rpmJ gene encoding 50S ribosomal protein L36, with protein MKVRASVRRMCEKCKVVKRGGRVYIICDNPKHKQKQG; from the coding sequence ATGAAGGTCCGGGCGTCCGTCCGGCGGATGTGCGAAAAGTGCAAGGTCGTCAAGCGCGGGGGGCGGGTGTACATCATCTGCGACAACCCCAAGCATAAGCAGAAGCAGGGGTAG
- the rpsM gene encoding 30S ribosomal protein S13 gives MARIAGVDLPREKRIEAALPYIFGIGLSRSRQILAATQVNPDTRVRNLTEEEITRLRDYIDRHFKVEGDLRREIAMDIRRLQEIGCYRGLRHRRGLPVRGQRTRTNARTRKGKKKTVGSGRRKIEKK, from the coding sequence ATGGCGCGGATTGCCGGTGTGGACCTGCCCCGGGAGAAGCGGATCGAGGCGGCCCTCCCGTACATCTTCGGGATCGGGCTCAGCCGCTCGCGCCAGATCCTGGCCGCGACGCAGGTCAATCCCGACACCCGGGTGCGGAACCTGACGGAGGAAGAGATTACCCGGTTGCGCGACTACATCGACCGGCACTTCAAGGTGGAGGGCGACCTGCGCCGGGAGATCGCCATGGACATCCGGCGGCTGCAGGAGATCGGCTGCTATCGCGGCCTGCGGCACCGCCGCGGCCTGCCCGTGCGCGGGCAGCGCACCCGGACCAACGCCCGGACCCGCAAGGGCAAGAAGAAGACGGTCGGATCCGGCCGCCGCAAGATCGAGAAGAAGTGA
- the rpsK gene encoding 30S ribosomal protein S11 — MVKKARGRKRERKNVPLGVAHIQSTFNNTIVTISDPQGNVLAWSSAGQTGFKGSRKGTPFAAGLAAEAAARKAMEHGVKQVEVLVKGPGAGREAAIRALQAAGLEVNLIRDVTPIPHNGCRPPKRRRV; from the coding sequence ATGGTCAAGAAAGCGCGCGGGCGCAAGCGAGAGCGGAAGAACGTGCCGCTGGGCGTGGCCCACATCCAGTCCACCTTCAACAACACGATCGTCACCATCAGCGACCCCCAGGGAAACGTCCTGGCCTGGTCCAGCGCCGGCCAGACGGGGTTCAAGGGATCGCGCAAGGGGACGCCCTTTGCGGCGGGTCTCGCCGCCGAGGCCGCGGCGCGCAAGGCCATGGAGCACGGGGTGAAGCAGGTCGAGGTCCTGGTCAAAGGGCCGGGGGCGGGCCGCGAGGCGGCCATCCGCGCGCTGCAGGCCGCCGGCCTGGAGGTCAACCTGATCCGCGACGTGACCCCGATTCCGCACAACGGCTGCCGGCCGCCCAAGCGGCGGCGCGTGTAG
- the rpsD gene encoding 30S ribosomal protein S4 produces the protein MGRYTDAVCRLCRREGMKLYLKGEKCYTEKCPVHKRPVPPGMHGQGRRKLSEFGVRLREKQKLRRIYGIYETQFKTYFRRAAQAKGVTGVRLLQLLETRLDNVVYRLGYATSRREARQMVLHGHIGVNGRKVTVPSYQLKPGDVVAPTPHGKEHPRVKELAATGLRTLPSWLEFTPERLEGRVLALPAREEIDVPVQEQLIVEYYSR, from the coding sequence ATGGGACGGTATACGGATGCGGTCTGTCGGCTGTGCCGCCGCGAGGGGATGAAGCTCTACCTCAAGGGCGAGAAGTGCTACACCGAGAAATGCCCGGTCCACAAGCGGCCGGTGCCCCCGGGCATGCACGGCCAGGGCCGGCGCAAGCTCAGCGAGTTCGGCGTGCGCCTGCGCGAGAAGCAGAAGCTGCGCCGGATCTACGGGATTTACGAGACGCAGTTCAAGACCTACTTCCGCCGCGCCGCCCAGGCTAAGGGGGTGACGGGCGTGCGGCTGTTGCAGCTGCTGGAGACCCGGCTGGACAACGTCGTCTACCGCCTGGGCTACGCCACTTCTCGCCGGGAGGCGCGGCAGATGGTGCTCCACGGGCACATCGGCGTGAACGGCCGCAAGGTGACCGTCCCCTCCTACCAGCTGAAACCGGGCGACGTCGTGGCGCCCACCCCTCACGGGAAGGAGCACCCGCGGGTGAAGGAACTCGCCGCCACGGGGTTGCGCACCCTGCCCTCCTGGCTGGAGTTCACCCCCGAGCGGCTGGAAGGGCGCGTGCTGGCCCTTCCGGCGCGTGAAGAGATCGACGTGCCGGTGCAGGAACAGCTCATCGTCGAGTACTATTCGAGATAG
- a CDS encoding DNA-directed RNA polymerase subunit alpha has product MSIATIWEAPKTKIEYAELSETYGKFLVEPLERGFGITLGNALRRVLLSSIPGAAVTSVKIENVLHEFSTIPGVVEDVTQIILNLKELTLRLHTDKPKLLRLEARGKKVVTAADIAEDAEVDILNPDLHIATLDKKDARLAMELVVERGKGYVPAEKHRKSEHVIGVIPVDSIFSPIQKVNYVVEDTRSGTAEMDRLVLEVWTDGSIRPEEAVQEAARILIDQFKLFAGMGEEAEAFGGLEPGADAQMAKLYAMPIEDLDLSVRPYNCLKRAGINTVGDLMQRTEEEIVSVKNFGRKSLDEVREKLTALGLSLKRRDVSSAGA; this is encoded by the coding sequence ATGAGCATCGCCACTATCTGGGAAGCCCCGAAGACCAAGATCGAGTACGCCGAACTCTCCGAGACGTACGGAAAGTTCCTCGTCGAGCCGCTGGAGCGCGGCTTCGGCATTACCCTGGGTAATGCCCTGCGCCGGGTCTTGCTGTCCTCCATTCCGGGCGCGGCGGTCACCTCGGTGAAGATCGAGAACGTCCTCCACGAATTCTCCACCATTCCCGGCGTGGTGGAGGACGTCACGCAGATCATCCTCAACCTGAAGGAACTCACCCTGCGTCTGCATACCGACAAGCCGAAACTGCTCCGGCTGGAGGCGCGGGGGAAGAAGGTGGTCACCGCCGCGGACATCGCGGAGGACGCCGAGGTGGACATCCTCAACCCCGACCTGCACATCGCCACCCTGGACAAGAAGGACGCCCGGCTGGCCATGGAGCTGGTCGTGGAGCGGGGCAAAGGGTACGTGCCGGCCGAGAAGCACCGGAAGAGCGAGCACGTCATCGGCGTCATCCCGGTGGACTCCATCTTCTCGCCCATCCAGAAGGTCAACTACGTCGTCGAGGATACCCGAAGCGGGACGGCCGAGATGGACCGCCTGGTGCTGGAGGTCTGGACCGACGGCTCGATCCGGCCCGAGGAGGCCGTCCAGGAAGCGGCCCGGATCCTGATCGACCAGTTCAAGCTCTTTGCCGGCATGGGCGAGGAGGCCGAGGCCTTCGGCGGGCTGGAGCCGGGCGCGGACGCGCAGATGGCCAAGTTGTACGCCATGCCCATCGAGGATCTGGACCTTTCTGTCCGGCCCTACAACTGCCTGAAACGGGCCGGGATCAACACCGTCGGCGACCTCATGCAGCGCACCGAAGAGGAGATCGTCAGCGTGAAGAACTTCGGGCGCAAATCGCTGGACGAAGTGCGCGAGAAGCTCACCGCGCTCGGCCTGTCGCTGAAGCGGCGGGATGTGTCATCGGCCGGGGCGTGA
- the rplQ gene encoding 50S ribosomal protein L17: MLGRVTRKLNRDSGERKALFRDLVSALITHGRIETTAARAKETKKIADGLVALALRDDVHARRQARRLLTDPAVVKRLFAEVAPRYRTRVGRGGYTRVIRTRARRGDASEMAIVELVS; this comes from the coding sequence ATGCTGGGGCGTGTGACTCGGAAACTCAACCGCGACAGCGGCGAGCGCAAGGCGCTGTTCCGCGACCTGGTCAGCGCGCTCATCACCCACGGTCGCATCGAGACCACGGCGGCCAGGGCCAAGGAGACGAAGAAGATCGCCGATGGGCTGGTCGCCCTGGCTCTGCGGGATGACGTACACGCCCGCCGACAGGCCCGCCGCCTGCTTACCGACCCGGCGGTGGTGAAGCGCCTGTTTGCCGAGGTCGCCCCCCGGTATCGGACGCGGGTCGGGCGCGGCGGGTACACCCGTGTCATCCGGACCCGGGCACGCCGGGGCGATGCCTCGGAGATGGCGATCGTGGAGCTGGTCTCGTAG
- a CDS encoding energy-coupling factor transporter ATPase yields the protein MAALIEVRNLRHVYNAGTPHAVVAVDGVSMTIERGEFVAIVGGNGSGKSTLAKHLNALLLPTEGEVRVDGLDTRDRSALWEIRRRVGMVFQNPDNQLVATVVEEDVAFGPENLGLPPEEIARRVAAALTAVEMLPFRRAEPHLLSGGQKQRVAIAGVLAMRPECLILDEATTMLDPQGRREVLDTVQRLNRSGVTVILITHSMDEAALAHRVIALFRGHIALEGPPERIFDRGRDLEAIGLGLPLVPALARALREDGLPLRDGILFPEHLVDAVAQLAAAARGRIDGVH from the coding sequence ATGGCCGCCCTGATCGAAGTCCGCAACCTGCGCCACGTCTACAACGCCGGCACCCCCCACGCCGTAGTCGCGGTGGACGGCGTGTCGATGACCATCGAGCGGGGGGAGTTCGTGGCCATCGTGGGCGGCAACGGCTCCGGCAAGTCCACCCTGGCCAAGCACCTCAACGCGCTCCTCCTTCCGACCGAGGGCGAAGTGCGCGTGGACGGGCTGGACACGCGCGACCGCAGCGCCCTGTGGGAGATCCGCCGGCGCGTGGGCATGGTCTTTCAGAATCCCGACAACCAGCTCGTGGCCACCGTCGTGGAGGAAGATGTGGCCTTCGGGCCGGAGAACCTGGGCCTCCCCCCGGAGGAGATCGCCCGGCGCGTGGCCGCGGCCCTGACCGCGGTGGAGATGCTGCCCTTCCGACGGGCCGAGCCGCACCTGCTGAGCGGGGGGCAGAAGCAGCGGGTGGCCATCGCCGGGGTGCTGGCGATGCGCCCGGAGTGTCTGATCCTCGATGAAGCCACGACGATGCTCGACCCCCAGGGGCGGCGCGAGGTGCTGGACACGGTGCAGCGCCTCAACCGGTCGGGGGTGACCGTCATCCTCATCACCCACAGCATGGACGAGGCCGCGCTGGCCCACCGGGTGATTGCGCTCTTTCGGGGGCACATCGCCCTGGAGGGCCCTCCGGAGCGAATCTTCGACCGCGGCCGCGACCTGGAGGCCATCGGTCTGGGGCTCCCGCTGGTCCCGGCGCTGGCCCGCGCCCTGCGGGAGGACGGCCTCCCCCTGAGGGACGGAATTCTCTTTCCCGAGCATCTGGTGGATGCCGTGGCCCAACTGGCGGCCGCCGCCCGGGGACGAATCGATGGCGTTCATTGA
- a CDS encoding energy-coupling factor transporter ATPase yields MAFIECEALGHIYLKGTPMETVALQEVTLRIDEGEFVALIGPTGSGKSTLVQHFNALLRPTSGTVRVGGVDLSAPRADLQAVRRQVGMLFQYPEHQLFEETVAEDVAFGPRNLGLSEDEVQARVAEALRAVGLDPAVFGPRSPFSLSGGEMRRVAAAGVLAMAPRVLILDEPAAGLDPRGKAEILGHFRALHVRRGTTIVLITHDMDEVAALAQRVIVLDRGRVVMDGPVREVFTRADELQALGLGVPAATDVARRLRARGLPVREDVLTAEEARIAIREALRWN; encoded by the coding sequence ATGGCGTTCATTGAGTGCGAGGCGCTCGGTCACATCTATCTGAAGGGCACCCCCATGGAGACCGTGGCGCTGCAGGAGGTCACGCTGCGCATCGACGAAGGGGAGTTTGTCGCGTTGATCGGCCCGACCGGCTCGGGCAAATCCACCCTCGTGCAGCACTTCAACGCGTTGCTCCGTCCCACGTCCGGCACCGTTCGCGTGGGCGGCGTGGATCTGTCCGCTCCCCGGGCCGACCTGCAGGCGGTCCGCCGCCAGGTCGGGATGCTGTTCCAGTATCCCGAGCACCAGCTCTTCGAGGAGACCGTGGCCGAGGATGTGGCCTTCGGTCCCAGGAACCTCGGTCTTTCGGAAGATGAAGTACAGGCGCGCGTCGCCGAGGCCCTGCGTGCCGTCGGTCTGGATCCCGCCGTCTTTGGTCCGCGGTCACCCTTTTCGCTGTCGGGCGGGGAGATGCGGCGGGTGGCCGCCGCCGGGGTGCTGGCCATGGCCCCCCGGGTGCTGATCCTCGACGAGCCGGCGGCGGGGCTGGATCCGCGGGGGAAGGCGGAGATCCTGGGGCACTTCCGCGCCCTGCATGTCCGGCGGGGGACGACCATCGTCCTGATCACCCACGACATGGACGAGGTCGCCGCGCTGGCCCAGCGCGTCATTGTCCTGGACCGGGGGCGCGTCGTGATGGACGGTCCGGTGCGCGAGGTCTTCACCCGGGCCGACGAGCTGCAGGCCCTCGGGCTCGGTGTCCCGGCGGCGACGGACGTGGCGCGCCGGCTCCGCGCCCGGGGCCTGCCGGTGCGGGAGGACGTGCTCACCGCCGAGGAGGCGCGGATCGCCATCCGGGAGGCCCTGCGGTGGAACTGA
- a CDS encoding energy-coupling factor transporter transmembrane component T — MSRYVTIGQFIPRDSPVHRLDPRTKLAAVTMLMVAIFVARDFAGYTLLTAFLLVVVAVSQLPLGYLLRGLRPVVFLLLLTVLLNLFFSGISGGTPLVAFRGVVVTREAALRALFIAARLVLLIAVTSLLTYTTSPVALTDGIERLLRPFRRMGVPAHELAMMMTIALRFIPTLVEETEKIMKAQMARGAVFDRGGALRRARALVPVLVPLFVSAFRRADELALAMEARCYRGGEHRTRMKELRFAPQDLVALAVTVAASVVVSLPYVAWRHLLR; from the coding sequence CTGAGCCGCTACGTGACCATCGGGCAGTTCATCCCCCGCGACTCCCCGGTGCACCGACTCGACCCGCGGACCAAGCTGGCCGCGGTGACCATGCTCATGGTGGCCATCTTCGTCGCCCGGGACTTCGCCGGCTACACCCTGCTCACGGCATTCCTCCTTGTCGTCGTCGCGGTCTCCCAGCTCCCGCTCGGCTACCTGCTCCGGGGGCTGCGGCCGGTGGTCTTTCTGCTGCTGCTGACCGTCCTGCTGAATCTCTTCTTCAGCGGGATTTCGGGCGGGACCCCGCTGGTTGCCTTCCGGGGCGTGGTGGTGACGCGGGAGGCAGCGCTCCGGGCCCTCTTCATCGCCGCCCGCCTGGTCCTGCTGATCGCCGTGACCTCGCTGTTGACGTACACGACGTCCCCCGTGGCCCTGACCGATGGGATCGAGCGCCTCCTCCGTCCCTTCCGGCGGATGGGAGTACCGGCCCACGAACTGGCCATGATGATGACCATCGCCCTGCGGTTCATCCCGACCCTGGTGGAGGAGACGGAGAAGATCATGAAGGCCCAGATGGCCCGGGGCGCCGTCTTCGACCGCGGCGGGGCCTTGCGGCGGGCCCGGGCCCTGGTGCCGGTGCTGGTCCCCCTCTTCGTCAGCGCCTTCCGGCGCGCCGACGAGCTGGCCCTGGCGATGGAGGCGCGGTGCTACCGGGGAGGCGAGCACCGCACGCGGATGAAAGAGTTGCGCTTTGCGCCCCAGGACCTGGTGGCCCTGGCCGTGACCGTGGCCGCCTCTGTCGTCGTCTCCCTGCCCTACGTGGCGTGGCGGCACCTGCTCCGGTGA
- the truA gene encoding tRNA pseudouridine(38-40) synthase TruA — protein sequence MTRNIRLTIEYDGTDFSGWQRLRRRPSVQEEIERAIRAVTRESVHLIGAGRTDAGVHALGQVANFRTASRLPVERIPPALNHHLPPTIRILEAAEVDLAFHARYSALGRTYRYAVLNRPAPSAILRNHAHHVPQPLALDALAEALPALQGRHAFTSFRATGSRERSTVCTLRRAEVVRSGDIVIFTFEADRFLRHMVRLMVGTLLRVGTGKLPPQAVAEILAAEDNARAGPRAPARGLFLVRVDY from the coding sequence GTGACCCGCAACATCCGCCTGACCATCGAGTACGACGGAACCGATTTCTCGGGCTGGCAGCGCCTGAGGCGCCGTCCGTCCGTGCAGGAAGAAATTGAGCGGGCCATCCGTGCTGTGACGCGGGAGTCGGTGCATCTCATCGGCGCGGGACGGACCGACGCCGGGGTCCACGCCCTGGGCCAGGTGGCCAACTTCCGGACCGCCAGCCGGCTGCCTGTGGAACGGATCCCACCCGCGCTCAACCACCATCTGCCGCCGACGATCCGCATCCTGGAGGCGGCCGAGGTCGATCTTGCCTTCCACGCCCGGTACTCTGCCCTCGGCCGGACCTACCGGTACGCCGTCCTGAACCGTCCCGCCCCGTCGGCGATCCTCCGGAACCATGCCCACCATGTCCCCCAGCCGCTCGCCCTCGACGCGCTGGCGGAGGCCCTGCCGGCCCTGCAGGGACGGCATGCCTTTACCTCTTTTCGCGCCACCGGGTCGAGGGAGCGGTCTACGGTGTGTACGCTTCGCCGCGCCGAGGTCGTCCGCAGCGGCGACATAGTCATCTTCACCTTCGAGGCGGACCGGTTTCTCCGGCACATGGTGCGCCTGATGGTGGGCACGCTGCTGCGGGTGGGAACGGGGAAGCTGCCGCCGCAGGCGGTGGCCGAGATCCTCGCCGCAGAAGACAACGCCCGCGCCGGTCCCCGCGCCCCGGCCCGCGGGCTGTTCCTCGTCCGCGTGGACTACTGA
- a CDS encoding IreB family regulatory phosphoprotein has protein sequence MDERERTGIFRVGAPTSRDIHQIFKHVYQALREKGYNPVDQIVGYLLSGDPTYITSHREARTVIRQVDRLVLLEELVRCYVEHKL, from the coding sequence ATGGATGAACGCGAGCGCACCGGGATCTTCCGGGTCGGCGCGCCCACATCCAGGGACATCCACCAGATCTTCAAGCACGTCTATCAGGCGCTGCGGGAGAAGGGGTACAACCCGGTGGATCAGATCGTGGGCTACCTGCTCAGCGGAGATCCGACCTACATCACCAGCCACCGGGAGGCGCGGACCGTCATCCGTCAGGTAGACCGACTGGTGCTCCTGGAGGAGCTCGTCCGCTGCTACGTTGAGCACAAACTCTAA
- the murA gene encoding UDP-N-acetylglucosamine 1-carboxyvinyltransferase gives MDQLIIQGGRPLRGSVRISGGKNSALAIITAACLAPDVSVLDNVPLCRDVLTLSAILEALGAKITLAGGRMTIDAQAVSQHVAPYDLCRQMRASFYTAGMLLGRLGRAQVPLPGGCVIGSRPVDFHLRGFAAMGATVLTEHGYVHAEAPHLGSANFFVPRSSVGTTINLMLAATLARGTTILENAAREPEVVDTAVFLNLMGARIKGAGTNTVIVEGVRELHGATYAVIPDRLEAGTYLIAAAATGGEVLVEQMIPEHLGALLVKLEEAGAVVERRTDGVRVRREGPLRGVDVDTAPFPGFATDLHPPFVAAMAVADGRSTVRETIFESRFGYVDELRRLGADLRVENDTVVVNGVPFLTGAPVQAPDLRAGAAVVIAGLTARGASVISGVENIDRGYERIEEKLTALGASVERVTTTTEPAVARVG, from the coding sequence ATGGACCAACTGATCATCCAGGGCGGGAGGCCTCTTCGGGGGTCGGTGCGGATCTCCGGGGGGAAGAACAGCGCGCTGGCCATCATCACCGCCGCCTGCCTCGCTCCCGACGTCTCGGTGCTGGACAACGTTCCGCTGTGCCGTGACGTCCTCACCCTCTCCGCCATCCTGGAGGCCCTCGGGGCGAAGATCACCCTGGCCGGGGGGCGGATGACTATCGACGCCCAGGCCGTCTCCCAGCACGTGGCCCCCTACGACCTCTGCCGGCAGATGCGGGCGTCCTTCTATACGGCGGGGATGCTGCTGGGCCGGCTGGGGCGGGCGCAGGTGCCGCTGCCCGGAGGCTGCGTCATCGGCTCGCGGCCCGTCGATTTCCACCTGCGCGGGTTTGCCGCGATGGGTGCCACCGTCCTTACCGAGCACGGCTATGTGCACGCCGAGGCCCCGCACCTGGGGTCGGCCAACTTCTTCGTCCCGCGCAGCAGTGTGGGCACGACCATCAACCTGATGCTGGCCGCCACGCTGGCCCGGGGCACCACGATCCTGGAAAACGCCGCGCGCGAGCCGGAAGTGGTCGATACCGCCGTGTTCCTGAATCTGATGGGCGCCAGAATCAAGGGTGCCGGGACGAACACGGTCATCGTGGAAGGGGTGCGGGAGCTGCACGGGGCGACCTATGCCGTGATTCCCGACCGCCTGGAGGCCGGAACCTACCTGATTGCCGCCGCCGCCACCGGCGGGGAGGTGCTGGTGGAGCAGATGATCCCGGAGCACCTCGGCGCCCTGCTGGTCAAACTGGAGGAGGCCGGCGCCGTCGTGGAGCGCCGGACCGACGGCGTGCGCGTGCGTCGGGAGGGGCCGCTGCGCGGCGTGGACGTGGACACGGCGCCCTTCCCCGGGTTTGCCACCGACCTGCATCCGCCCTTCGTCGCGGCCATGGCGGTCGCGGACGGCCGCAGCACCGTGCGGGAAACCATCTTCGAGTCGCGCTTTGGCTATGTGGACGAACTGCGCCGTCTGGGCGCGGACCTCCGCGTGGAGAACGACACCGTGGTGGTGAACGGCGTGCCGTTCCTCACCGGCGCGCCGGTGCAGGCCCCGGATCTCCGGGCCGGCGCGGCGGTGGTGATCGCCGGGCTGACCGCCCGGGGAGCCAGTGTCATCTCCGGCGTCGAGAACATCGACCGCGGCTACGAGCGGATTGAGGAGAAGCTGACGGCGCTGGGCGCCAGCGTCGAGCGGGTCACCACGACGACGGAACCGGCAGTGGCCCGGGTCGGCTGA